The following nucleotide sequence is from Bacteroidota bacterium.
AGCCACTACAACCTTGCACCCAGTTACATGCAAACCACTCTGTCATATATCGTCTGACAGCCAAGTAGTAAGCGTGTCAGAATATTACAGGTCGGCGGGTGAAAAAAGGATAGTTCACACTACTCATCCTCAATAAAAAAACTGAAAACATTACAGTGCACAGAACATTATCGCGGCCAGTTGCCTCGAGAATCTCGATCCGAACAGTGGGTTCGGGAAGGTGGGACTGTACATGATATAGGTTACCCCTCGCGCAGAATACGCTCGATCTCGGTCGGGGTCTTGCGGTAAGCTCCTTCGACAAAGAAATAGTGTGGTTTCACCTTGAGCGCTTTGGCTATATCGAAGAGCTTCTCGACCGTAACACGGGTTTCTTCACGCTCGATCTCTCCGATATAATTACCGGACGATCCGCACTCCTCGCCAAGGCGCGCTTGCGTCCAGCGTTTCTTACTCCGGAATCC
It contains:
- a CDS encoding helix-turn-helix transcriptional regulator, which gives rise to MRIASIVGDNIRGFRSKKRWTQARLGEECGSSGNYIGEIEREETRVTVEKLFDIAKALKVKPHYFFVEGAYRKTPTEIERILREG